The Humulus lupulus chromosome 4, drHumLupu1.1, whole genome shotgun sequence genome has a window encoding:
- the LOC133832574 gene encoding uncharacterized protein LOC133832574 — protein sequence MAPSPSPNPSVAAPRAGSSSSPPRDGLPAAPSPPSPGPQPPPPATVLPRCSAPSGDGPPNLGIPCASTAPICQPSQFDHIYHLGTGDNPNFLISTQILTGQENFQSWKRAASISIAAKNKIQFINESLPQPPPHDHFFHAWVQCNNMVMAWILQSVSREIAASIMFQDSATAMWKDLHERFNQGNGPRIFQLQTSVHTIKQGESDVNSYFTRLKAIWDELKEFQPIIPCSCGCKCGAVERLLGYYHRDQIIQFLAGLNDSFSSVRAQILLYDPLPLLSKVFSMISQEERQRSLGHTMPFIAATAGSHTSTKPPSRSKKPRPTCSHCLKPGHLVEKCFFLHGFPPGYGDKRRQDEAIKPSVHQASASRSILGKPPVLSQTELSHQLISLLSQNLQHTVAATDTNMPIASQVSGNLVDFPSCLWIVDSGASHHVCYSLKCFKTIDKHPTATLVTLPNGHIIPISYSSTVQLSSCIILTDVLFVPDFQHNLFSVNAFLQHSNNSLMFSASECFIQAPSRTSKIGIAKKYLY from the coding sequence ATGGCGCCGTCTCCTTCTCCGAACCCCAGTGTTGCTGCGCCTCGTGCTGGGTCGTCTTCCTCACCTCCTCGTGACGGTCTGCCAGCTGCCCCATCGCCTCCTTCTCCGGGTCCTCAGCCCCCTCCTCCGGCCACTGTTCTCCCGAGGTGTTCTGCTCCATCTGGCGATGGTCCTCCGAACCTTGGCATTCCGTGTGCCTCAACAGCCCCTATATGTCAACCTTCTCAATTTGATCACATCTATCACTTGGGAACCGGAGACAATCCCAATTTTCTGATTTCAACTCAGATTTTAACGGGTCAAGAAAATTTTCAGTCTTGGAAGAGGGCTGCTTCCATCTCCATTGCTGCTAAAAATAAAATCCAGTTTATAAACGAGTCCCTGCCTCAACCCCCTCCCCATGATCATTTTTTTCATGCTTGGGTTCAGTGTAATAATATGGTTATGGCTTGGATTTTACAATCTGTTTCTCGTGAAATTGCAGCTAGCATTATGTTTCAAGATTCAGCCACCGCTATGTGGAAGGACCTCCATGAGCGATTTAATCAAGGCAATGGTCCTCGGATATTCCAGCTTCAAACTTCTGTCCACACCATCAAACAAGGTGAATCGGATGTCAATTCCTACTTTACTCGTCTCAAAGCTATTTGGGATGAACTTAAGGAGTTTCAGCCTATTATCCCTTGTTCCTGTGGCTGTAAATGTGGTGCTGTTGAAAGATTGCTTGGATATTATCACAGGGACCAAATTATACAATTTCTGGCGGGTCTCAATGACTCTTTTTCTTCTGTGAGAGCCCAAATTCTGCTCTATGATCCTCTTCCTCTGCTGTCCAAAGTTTTCTCCATGATCTCTCAAGAAGAAAGACAAAGAAGTCTAGGTCACACCATGCCTTTCATTGCTGCTACTGCGGGTTCACACACTTCTACCAAGCCTCCATCAAGATCAAAGAAACCGAGACCCACTTGTTCTCATTGTCTCAAGCCGGGTCACTTAGTGGAAAAATGTTTTTTTCTTCATGGGTTTCCTCCTGGGTACGGTGACAAGCGTCGTCAAGATGAAGCTATCAAACCTTCTGTTCATCAAGCTTCCGCTTCTAGGTCGATTTTAGGCAAACCACCTGTGCTGTCCCAAACCGAGCTCAGTCACCAGCTTATCTCTCTCCTAAGTCAGAATCTTCAGCACACCGTGGCTGCCACAGACACCAATATGCCGATTGCCTCACAAGTTTCTGGTAATCTCGTTGACTTTCCTTCATGTCTGTGGATTGTTGATAGTGGAGCATCTCACCATGTGTGTTACTCTCTTAAATGCTTTAAGACTATTGATAAACATCCTACTGCCACTTTAGTAACTTTACCTAATGGACATATCATTCCTATTTCTTATTCTAGCACTGTTCAGCTCTCTAGCTGCATTATTTTGACTGATGTCTTATTTGTTCCTGATTTTCAGCATAATCTCTTCTCGGTTAATGCTTTCTTACAACATAGTAATAACTCTCTAATGTTTTCTGCTTCTGAATGCTTTATTCAGGCACCCTCTCGGACTTCCAAGATTGGGATTGCTAAGAAATACTTGTACTAA